The nucleotide window GCCGAAGTAACGATCACCAAACTCACCCATGCCTGGTATGACACGAAATTCCTCATTTAGTGCAACATCAATTTCTGAAGTAACGATTTTCAGTGAGGGGTAACGTTTGCAAACACAATGGATTCCTTCAGGTGCCTGCGGTTTTAGGATTGGGATCAGTATGTAGGAAAAGAGGTAAAAGAAATACGAAAGGAAaggttgcaatctggtggctgaTGAATCTGCAGCCAACAACATAAACTCACGGAGATGAGGTTTAGGAATATAATGTGAGATTGTGGAACTCCTTTTTGTATGAGTAGTTCGATGGCTTGGTTAGCCGAGTTCCCTGCAAGAAGAGTCATTGAAATGGTTTCCCATTGGAAAGCATTAATCAGTCAATTAAATGAATAAGTAGAATAAATCTATGCATTTCGGAGGACCGGAACCTGAACTGACATCAAATGTGTTCTaggaaatattttaaatatatcgaAACCGATGACAATATTCCAAAATTTGACAGCCAGAAGAATTTGCTAATTTATAATTTCTCTCGACTAATTCTTTCCACTCAAACCGATTCATTAACCAAAGGAGAAAAAAGATGTGGAAAAGCTTATAAAACAGCTTTTATTTTCTTTAGCCTAGTCTTGCAATAGTACAGTGGCAACAGATGTGAGGAATGGATCGAGTAACAAGCTTACCTGTAGCAAGAACTGGATCGAGAAGAAGAACATGGCGTTCTGAAATATCCGTCGGAAGCTTCTCATATATAAGCTAAGAATATTCAAGAAAGCAGATTATGGCTAAGAGTTAATTATATGTAAAACCTAATGGCTTGAAGATCCCAAAAACACTACTAACCTGTTTCCCATCATCTCCCTCACGATGaatcaaaatttttccaattttTATTCCTTTGCAACATGCACGTAATGCGTTTTCCATGCTTTCACCACTGTTTCAAGAATATTCAACATGCTTTCACCAATGTAAAATAACAAACGGACCAACCCAATACCTGATTGAAAGCTCACCTTCGGACAATGGAAACGCCGCACAACTTTTTGCAAAAATCAACCCCAGTATATACCGTTGCTGAAAAGAAATAGCAACAAGTTTCAAAGGTAAGTAAAGTATTAATTGTTTCCATGATCAGACATCTTAAGATGAACAGAATTCCATCATTCTTGTTGGAAATCTCCCAATTGTACATGCTCAGAAAGAACTAGAAGTTTCCATAAATGAGAAAAACCGACGTTGATATATGATTAAACATACCTGTCGGTGTTACTACTTGCTTCTCAGTGAACGGCAGATGTCCAAGACCATGCTCTACCACCTAAATCAAATTCAAcaaacaattaaaattttcatattaaacacacagggaaaaaaaaaaagtttacacATGGGATATAAAAGTACCAGACGAATAAGCCGATCAGAATAGAAGACAAAATCATGTTTAGAAATGTCCCGGTCTCTAATCAGAGTATGCATTCCTCTAATCTGCACCATAAATAttacatatgaaataacaaagaaaaaaaatagacaTAAAAGCTAGAAATAAATTACGTATTAAACTAGGAATAAATCTAAGAGTACAAGTGATATCGTATGTCTAATGAGGAAAGAAACTATACTTGAGGGATATGCATTTAATATGTTCTACACAGAAATTTCTTATTTTAATCTTTTAGTTTGTCTAAGAAAATAAAAACCACCCAGTTATGCCAATCTTCAATACCTAGCTACAAAATAATGTGGCAACTTTCCATCATCAAGGCGAACTCACAATTGACATAAATATTTAAGGGTAATATGAAAGAGCTGGACATGAATAAAACACAGATGAAGAGTTCCATGCTTGCTAGTAATGAGCAATGGTAGTTAATGACAGATATGAGTTACCCTACATGATGAAACATCTTATAAAAGAAATAAGATAGAGATAAACCACGACTCCCTGATACATACCTGAAATGTTGACTGAATTACATATACATTGGGATATATTTTGCAGAGATCATGCTGACCGAGCTTAGTGCGGATATGTTGCACAATCAAATCAATGGCAACATGATTTTCGCCTCCTCGAGGGATAATGACATCAGCATACTTCTTCGATGGCAACACAAAATCATCAAATGCAGGCTTGACAAACTTTGCATACTGCAGAAACAACACAATGTTGCGACATAATTATTGAAGTTTGAAAGAACTAAATGTAAGGTTGTCTGGTTATAGCATGACACCAATTACAAGACAAGTAAAATTAAACTATGTTGCATGTCTTGGCAAGTATGAATCTAACCCCACGGATCTATTCTCGTTCAGGAATACTTTTCAAAGTATTAACTTACAAAGCAAATTATGCTATAGATAGGCTTACTTGTTCAAGAACAGAATTTACATCCCTACCCCTCTCAACTGTATCTCGTCTTATTCTACGAGCAAGCCTCACATCAGCATCTACAATACATTGCCAAATAAAATAGTGACCATTACAACCCAAGAAAGCAAGAATGAAGAATACCAGCTTAGAGGGgggtaaaaggaaaacaaaaacatATGCATCATTGAAAATACAAGCTCAACCGACACACAAACGCATGCAAACTCATTCAACTAAGTGCAGCCGGCCATAATGTTCTTAAGAGTAATTTGTGGTGACAATCCCTGGGGATCGAAGAACCCAAaagtaaaatttgtaaaattgatTCAGCTGGTTTTCAGAAAACAACCATTGTTAATAATTCCTCTTCTGCTGGCTGGCTGACCATAGGCTATTTAAAACTTAAAGCAGTCTGTAGTGAGTAGTCATTACACAGGTTGACTTTGAGCCTGTTATAAATGGCTTTCCAGATCAGTACCTTTTTCTAGATAtgcatttaatcataatttaGTTTCTATCAATCTTACATTTCATGCTATTGAAACTCAGCCATGAATTTTGTTTTTGGTGGTTGGTAATGGCTACGGGTTGTTTAACCTTGACAGCTGTGCATGATAATACATTTTAAGTAAAGAAAAGGTGTGCAAAAGTACCAAtgtctaaatcaatcatcaaagaTGCCATGATGGTAAGCAACTAGATAAAAGAAGACAAACCTGCATCGACAAAAATCTTCATATTCATTAGGTTCCTCACACGCTGGTCATGgaaaacaagaattccttccaaAATTATGACATCAGAAGCATTCACCTAACAATGTATTGAATACAGACAAATTATAAAAACCTTGCCAAATGACAACTATTGGATTACCATCAATGAATTCATATAGATATTTtgtaaaaggaaaaagaaaaaatataatcCACGTGCCCAAAACAATGGTTATTAGTTCTTAACTGAACCAACCGAGCTCCTTCCAGAATTATTAAAGAAAGTTAAACAAAAACCGAACTAATTACCTGTCGAAAACTATCAGAAGACCGACGATGAAGCTTAAAATCATAAACTGGGACTTGAACCGAGTGCCCAATTTTAAGCTTCTTAATACACTCCAAAAGCTGTTCAGTATCAAAAGCATctatacaaaaaagaaaaagacatGCACAATCAAAAACAATGCCATTCAAAATAACAAAAAGACAACAAAATCAGCAAACAACATCAAATTAATGTACCAGGATGATCAAAATTATACTCGTGAACTCGTTTTAACTCTTCTGAGTTTAAACCACGGTAAAAGGAATCCTACATTTATAGAAAAGAAACAAATGTGAGCCAATAGTTCAATAAATTTCAGGTAACTTGGGGAAAAAAAAACTTGAGTTTAAACCTGATTTACAAGAACAACGCGGTGATCGTGAAGCTGTTGGATAATCATGTCACAGACTGTCGTTTTACCAGAAGCCGTACCTCCTGAAACCCCTGCTTATTTACACAAGAAATgtcaaattttgcatatttttatgaatatcaatagaaatttttcatttaattttaagatATGAAGCAAAATTATAGCAGATTTACTCAGTTTCTCCAAAAAAACACTCTTTTTTTAAAGTGAAGTGAAGTGAGGAATACCAATGACGAAGGGCTGACGAGGAACATTGGCGTCGGAAAAGGTGGTGGAGGAGACAGAGGTGGCGGTCGGAGTACGGAAGCCGGAGAAGTGAGGTCCCGATGCCTTCTCCATAGCGTACTCTATAGAGATCGACCCCTCCGacatctttaaaaataatttgtttattaaaaagaaatttaagaTTTCAACTCAACAGTTGAAACTTAGAACAGAAATACAGTAAAGTGGCTGCGCTCTCAGCTTATTCCATTCTCTCGCTCGCAATATATAAGCTAAAACTTTTTAAGCATGTTCTCCTCCTTTTCTTCATTATTTAGCGGAGTATATAATTCTTTCCTTCATTATTTTatttggttaaaatatgttataagccCTGTATtcttcataaatttagattttagtccttaaacttttatttatatgaatttagttcctctattttcaaacttcaaaatttaagttcaattattacTACCGTTAAATAagcttaaattcttaaaaataaaagtttaaggactaaactTTATATTTGTGAAGAGTATAAGGACTTATAGTATATTTTaaccaaataaaataataaagaaaagtaTTATACTTGGGTAAATAACAAGGTTGTTTGCACCACAAAATTTGGTCAATTGGGGTAAACAGTAGTTTGAATTAATTTAGATTGACAAGTTGGATCATGAATCAATAGGAGTACTAATCTAGTGAAGGACATTGACCAGTCGACCCGAAAACTAGTATCAGCAGTTGAatagttttttttgtttttttttttattttttttacgaaTTCTTAATGATATATTTAATCTaatccaatggtctaatatctTCGGCCAACCGTAAGTAAAGAAAAAGAAGCTCTTTAAAAAGTTTTAGCCTATTtgttttcctcttttctttcatTCGTTATTTTGTATTAGCATGTTCCTGAGATGGTCAAGTAAGCTAACGCCAAAAAATTTTAGTTTAGTCCTTAACAATATCATCATTTgacattttagttatttttatgtagttttttattagtataataataaatttagtcctccaatatttatatattttatcaatttcatcataattttaaaaattaacaaaaactttTTATACAATGCCTAGTTCAAGACAAAAACCTCCAAAACTCATAAATGGGAAAAAATTGAGATCAACAGATATAGATGCTTTATTTCATAAAAGAGATTTAGAGCTCAGAAGGTATACTTTTtggtctcttttttttttccatgttTTTGTAAAGTTTTTTTCCTGTTATTTTTAGTGTAAATGTGATGCCAACAATTAAGCTTATAATAAGCATAGCATTAGACAAACCAGATTGTTGGGCTCATCATTTTGACCAGCCTTTGTCTTTGTCTAACTATTGCTTCATTAGTAAATGTTGAATGCCTAGAATGTCTTGATTTAATTGCCATAGAGAAATTCTAAAGGAAGGGAAGCCTACTTAGCATACATTTCAGAAGGAATAAGCAAACGCCAAGACTGGGAAATGGTCATGAAGTATCAGCGGAAGAATAGGTCATTGTTCAATTCACCATCTGCAACAGCAGCCGCTCTTTCTCACCTTCCAAATGCAGGTTTTCATTATCTCACTGCACTCATAGACAAGTTTGAGAATGCAGGTTAGTATGTAAATGCTACTTCACAATTTCCAATGTATTTTGTAACATTATCTATTTCTACATTACTAATGATCATGTTCACTTCAGTTCCCACACTTCATCCTTTTCATATTTATCCCCGGAGACAATTGAAAGTTTGGGAATTATTCAGCATTTCAGGGAAGAAATTACAAGTGTATTGGATAAAACATATCGGTAATCTTCTTTTACAAACAAAGTTAACTTATATAGTCTATGTTACCCGGACTCTTACCTTTATCATTTTTAGACATTTGAAAGAAAAATGAATATAGCCATGTCAGACAAGTACTTTTATCCAACATTCATCCTAAGTC belongs to Gossypium arboreum isolate Shixiya-1 chromosome 7, ASM2569848v2, whole genome shotgun sequence and includes:
- the LOC108454651 gene encoding uridine/cytidine kinase UKL1, chloroplastic-like, yielding MSEGSISIEYAMEKASGPHFSGFRTPTATSVSSTTFSDANVPRQPFVIGVSGGTASGKTTVCDMIIQQLHDHRVVLVNQDSFYRGLNSEELKRVHEYNFDHPDAFDTEQLLECIKKLKIGHSVQVPVYDFKLHRRSSDSFRQVNASDVIILEGILVFHDQRVRNLMNMKIFVDADADVRLARRIRRDTVERGRDVNSVLEQYAKFVKPAFDDFVLPSKKYADVIIPRGGENHVAIDLIVQHIRTKLGQHDLCKIYPNVYVIQSTFQIRGMHTLIRDRDISKHDFVFYSDRLIRLVVEHGLGHLPFTEKQVVTPTATVYTGVDFCKKLCGVSIVRSGESMENALRACCKGIKIGKILIHREGDDGKQLIYEKLPTDISERHVLLLDPVLATGNSANQAIELLIQKGVPQSHIIFLNLISAPEGIHCVCKRYPSLKIVTSEIDVALNEEFRVIPGMGEFGDRYFGTDD